From Paenibacillus polymyxa, the proteins below share one genomic window:
- the kdpC gene encoding potassium-transporting ATPase subunit KdpC has product MSGFYRMLSGRRFAAHEKAGSGGQDHNKRTGTEAVPENQPERQEMRGSTVIGVALRTSVLMILLCGLAYPLVSTGVAQVLFPRQANGSMLRDTGGRVVGSELIGQSFANPAFFQGRVSSIDYNGAGSGSSNYAPSNPALVQRIKESIADWQKHNPDVPVSQVPLDLITNSGSGLDPHISPQAAQAQIPRISGLTGIGQDQLKALVQEQTEGRSAGVFGEPRVNVLKLNLALEALMKVKPVKS; this is encoded by the coding sequence ATGAGTGGTTTTTATCGGATGTTGTCTGGACGCAGGTTTGCTGCACATGAGAAAGCCGGATCTGGCGGACAAGATCATAACAAGCGTACAGGAACGGAGGCAGTGCCGGAAAATCAACCGGAGAGACAAGAGATGCGAGGAAGCACGGTTATTGGAGTGGCTTTGCGAACTTCTGTGCTAATGATCCTATTGTGCGGTTTGGCATACCCGCTGGTCAGCACAGGAGTGGCGCAAGTCCTGTTTCCACGGCAAGCAAACGGCAGTATGCTTCGTGACACGGGGGGGCGGGTGGTCGGCTCTGAGCTGATTGGACAGTCCTTTGCCAATCCGGCGTTTTTTCAAGGTCGGGTATCAAGTATCGATTATAATGGGGCTGGTTCAGGCTCAAGTAACTACGCACCCTCGAACCCGGCATTGGTGCAGCGGATCAAGGAATCTATTGCGGATTGGCAGAAGCATAACCCGGATGTACCCGTCAGTCAGGTTCCATTGGACCTGATTACGAACTCCGGCTCTGGTCTGGACCCGCACATCTCGCCACAGGCGGCACAGGCTCAAATTCCACGTATTAGCGGCTTGACGGGAATTGGGCAGGACCAGCTGAAGGCGCTGGTGCAGGAGCAGACAGAAGGCCGCAGCGCCGGGGTGTTCGGCGAGCCGCGTGTGAACGTACTCAAGCTGAATCTCGCACTTGAAGCGCTAATGAAGGTAAAGCCAGTTAAGTCATAG
- the kdpB gene encoding potassium-transporting ATPase subunit KdpB, whose amino-acid sequence MKEQRKRMLDRSILKQAVKDSFIKLNPMIMMKNPVMFVVEIGTLVVLLMLLLPGYFGTGKEMGFNLAVFIILLFTLLFANFAEALAEGRGKAQAASLKKSKQDSQANKLVGNEIQVVSSTALRKGDVVIVSQGEMIPSDGEVIEGLASVDESAITGESAPVIKESGGDFCSVTGGTRVVSDRIKVRITTEPGETFIDKMISLVEGAQRQKTPNEIALNTLLISLTIIFLIVVVTLAPIARHFKIDLPVPVLISLLVCLIPTTIGGLLSAIGIAGMDRVTQFNVLAMSGKAVEASGDINTMILDKTGTITFGNRMASEFVVVDGIEKAELAKWAAMSSLKDETPEGRSVLELMRKQEYTLDESLAAGGTFIEFKAETRMSGLDLADGRRVRKGAVDSVRQWVVSQKGSVPTDLEEKANQVAAEGGTPLAVALDDRIYGIIYLKDTVKPGMKERFDQLREMGIRTIMCTGDNPLTAATIAREAGVDDFVAESKPEDKIAVIRREQEQGKLVAMTGDGTNDAPALAQADVGLAMNSGTVAAKEAANMVDLDSDPSKIIEVVAIGKQLLMTRGALTTFSIANDVAKYFAIIPAMFMLAIPQMGALNVMRLGSPLSAILSALIFNAVIIPLLIPLAMKGVKYKPMSSDRLLGRNLLIYGLGGMVVPFVGIKAIDLLVHLWI is encoded by the coding sequence ATGAAGGAACAACGCAAACGCATGCTGGATAGAAGCATCTTGAAGCAGGCGGTCAAGGATAGCTTTATCAAATTAAATCCGATGATCATGATGAAAAATCCTGTCATGTTCGTCGTGGAGATCGGTACATTGGTCGTACTGCTCATGCTACTGCTTCCCGGTTATTTTGGAACCGGCAAGGAAATGGGCTTTAACTTGGCTGTATTTATTATTTTGTTGTTCACGCTGCTTTTTGCTAACTTTGCTGAAGCGCTCGCGGAGGGACGGGGGAAAGCACAAGCTGCTTCCTTGAAAAAATCGAAGCAGGACTCACAAGCTAATAAGCTCGTCGGGAATGAGATTCAGGTGGTCAGCTCAACAGCATTGCGTAAAGGTGACGTGGTAATCGTCTCTCAGGGCGAAATGATTCCAAGCGATGGTGAGGTTATTGAAGGCCTAGCCTCGGTAGACGAATCTGCAATTACGGGAGAATCAGCTCCGGTCATTAAGGAATCGGGCGGTGATTTTTGCTCGGTAACTGGCGGGACGCGGGTAGTCAGTGACCGCATTAAGGTGCGGATTACGACTGAGCCGGGTGAAACGTTTATTGATAAAATGATTTCGCTCGTGGAAGGTGCACAGCGGCAAAAAACGCCAAATGAAATTGCGCTGAATACATTGCTGATTAGCTTAACGATTATTTTTCTCATTGTGGTGGTGACACTGGCCCCGATAGCCCGTCATTTTAAGATTGATTTGCCTGTCCCCGTGCTGATTTCGTTGCTGGTCTGTCTGATTCCGACCACGATTGGCGGGCTTTTGTCGGCCATTGGGATTGCTGGTATGGACCGAGTTACCCAGTTTAACGTGCTGGCCATGTCAGGCAAGGCGGTAGAAGCATCCGGGGACATCAATACGATGATTCTAGATAAAACGGGTACCATCACCTTCGGTAACCGGATGGCGAGTGAATTCGTGGTTGTAGATGGTATAGAAAAGGCAGAGCTAGCGAAATGGGCGGCGATGAGTTCACTAAAGGATGAGACGCCTGAGGGACGCTCGGTACTGGAATTGATGCGTAAGCAGGAATACACGCTGGATGAATCCTTGGCAGCAGGTGGAACCTTTATCGAGTTCAAGGCAGAAACCCGGATGAGTGGTCTGGATCTCGCTGATGGACGAAGAGTACGCAAAGGCGCCGTGGACTCTGTCCGGCAGTGGGTTGTATCGCAAAAAGGCAGTGTTCCGACCGATTTGGAGGAAAAAGCGAATCAGGTAGCCGCAGAAGGGGGGACACCGCTGGCAGTGGCGCTGGATGATCGGATATACGGCATTATTTATTTGAAGGATACGGTGAAGCCGGGCATGAAGGAGCGCTTTGATCAGCTCCGGGAAATGGGCATCCGCACGATTATGTGTACAGGTGATAATCCGCTGACAGCAGCTACCATTGCACGGGAAGCGGGAGTGGACGACTTTGTAGCTGAGAGCAAGCCGGAGGACAAAATCGCGGTTATCCGCCGTGAGCAGGAACAGGGCAAGCTGGTAGCCATGACCGGGGATGGTACCAATGATGCGCCGGCGCTGGCGCAGGCAGATGTCGGTCTTGCCATGAATAGCGGCACAGTCGCGGCCAAGGAAGCTGCTAATATGGTGGACCTGGATTCTGATCCGTCCAAAATTATTGAGGTGGTCGCCATCGGTAAGCAGCTGCTTATGACACGTGGGGCATTGACAACGTTCAGTATTGCGAACGATGTGGCTAAATATTTTGCCATTATCCCGGCGATGTTCATGCTGGCTATTCCGCAAATGGGTGCATTGAACGTCATGAGGCTGGGCTCCCCGTTATCGGCTATTTTATCGGCGCTTATTTTTAATGCAGTCATTATTCCACTTCTGATTCCGCTGGCAATGAAGGGTGTAAAGTATAAGCCAATGAGCTCGGATCGGCTATTGGGACGGAATTTACTGATTTATGGTCTAGGCGGTATGGTGGTACCGTTTGTCGGCATTAAGGCCATTGATTTGCTGGTACATTTGTGGATTTAG
- the kdpA gene encoding potassium-transporting ATPase subunit KdpA, with protein MELLQIGIVIIILLLLVKPMGTYMYHVFSNEPNRTDRIFGGTEKLIYKAVGLKKQDSMRWTTYAMSFIATNVVLVGISYLLLRLQAILPGNPVGNSNMEASLAFNTVISFMTNTNLQHYSGESGLTYLTQMAFVTMMMFTSAASGFSVAAAFMRGLTRRGEGLGNFFQDFIKANIRIFLPLAFVLTLVLVGLKVPQTLQSTADITTLSGTQQQIAMGPIASLESIKHLGTNGGGFAGANSAHPFENPSPWTNVLEILAMWVMPASLPYTFGLFARNRKQGWIIFSSMMVLFLIFLTITYVSEKTGNPLIQALGMDASQGSMEGKEVRFGIGQSALFTAVTTAATTGSVNNMHDTLTPLGGMAALGEMMLNVIFGGKGVGLMNMLMYAILGVFICGLMVGRTPEFMGRKIEGKEMKLIAIAILVHPFLILAPTALAFMSHWGYDAVSNPGYHGLTQVLYEYASSAANNGSGFEGLSDNNVFWNVTTGAVMFFGRYVSMIALLAVAASLNAKAPTPVTMGTLRTDNKLFGAILIGVVLLIGALTFLPVIVLGPVAEFLTM; from the coding sequence ATGGAGCTACTGCAAATTGGGATTGTGATCATCATATTGTTGCTCTTGGTAAAGCCGATGGGCACCTATATGTATCACGTATTCTCGAATGAACCGAATCGGACGGATCGTATTTTTGGTGGAACGGAAAAGCTGATTTATAAGGCTGTAGGCTTGAAGAAACAGGACAGCATGCGCTGGACCACGTATGCTATGAGTTTCATTGCAACCAATGTGGTGCTTGTGGGGATCAGCTACCTGCTATTGCGCTTGCAGGCTATACTTCCGGGCAATCCGGTTGGGAACAGTAATATGGAAGCATCATTGGCCTTTAATACAGTAATCAGCTTTATGACCAATACGAATCTCCAACATTACAGCGGAGAAAGCGGGCTTACGTATCTGACACAGATGGCGTTTGTCACGATGATGATGTTTACTTCGGCTGCTTCGGGGTTTTCGGTTGCTGCGGCTTTTATGAGGGGATTGACGCGGCGCGGTGAAGGGCTGGGTAATTTTTTTCAAGATTTTATTAAAGCCAACATACGGATTTTCCTGCCGCTTGCCTTTGTACTTACGCTGGTGCTGGTGGGATTAAAAGTACCACAGACGCTACAGTCCACGGCGGATATTACGACTTTAAGTGGTACACAGCAGCAGATTGCTATGGGACCCATTGCCTCATTGGAATCCATCAAGCATTTGGGCACGAACGGGGGCGGTTTTGCGGGAGCTAATTCTGCGCATCCTTTTGAGAATCCAAGTCCTTGGACGAACGTACTGGAAATTTTGGCAATGTGGGTAATGCCGGCTTCGCTGCCGTATACATTTGGATTGTTTGCCCGTAATCGCAAGCAGGGCTGGATTATTTTCAGCTCGATGATGGTCTTGTTCCTTATTTTTCTAACCATAACGTATGTGTCGGAGAAAACAGGTAATCCGTTAATCCAGGCACTGGGTATGGATGCATCTCAGGGAAGCATGGAAGGGAAAGAGGTTCGTTTCGGCATTGGACAATCGGCATTATTCACTGCGGTCACAACGGCGGCAACGACAGGTTCGGTCAATAATATGCATGATACATTGACCCCGCTAGGTGGTATGGCTGCTTTGGGAGAAATGATGCTAAACGTCATTTTTGGCGGCAAGGGCGTCGGGCTGATGAATATGCTGATGTATGCGATTCTGGGAGTGTTTATATGCGGACTGATGGTCGGAAGAACCCCGGAATTTATGGGTAGGAAAATTGAAGGCAAGGAAATGAAGCTGATTGCAATTGCCATTTTGGTACATCCGTTTCTTATTCTTGCTCCCACTGCGCTTGCGTTTATGAGTCATTGGGGATATGATGCGGTCTCTAACCCCGGATATCACGGGTTGACTCAGGTGCTCTATGAATATGCATCATCTGCGGCAAATAACGGCTCGGGATTTGAAGGTCTTTCGGATAACAACGTGTTTTGGAATGTTACAACAGGTGCGGTTATGTTCTTTGGACGATATGTATCCATGATTGCATTGCTGGCTGTGGCGGCTTCGTTGAATGCCAAAGCGCCGACCCCGGTGACGATGGGTACACTGCGCACGGACAACAAGCTGTTTGGAGCCATCCTAATCGGAGTGGTCCTGTTGATTGGTGCGTTAACCTTTTTGCCGGTGATCGTACTGGGTCCTGTAGCTGAATTTTTGACCATGTGA
- the kdpF gene encoding K(+)-transporting ATPase subunit F — protein sequence MIVVLGLTAIVFVYLIYALLNPEKF from the coding sequence ATGATCGTTGTGCTAGGACTTACGGCTATTGTGTTCGTGTATTTAATCTACGCACTCCTGAATCCTGAAAAATTCTAG
- a CDS encoding glutathione peroxidase: MSVYKYDAQTLQGAQIPLSTYEGKVLLIVNTASKCGLTPQYKALQELYDQYHEQGLEILGFPSNQFAKQEPGSSEEISEFCQLNYGVTFPMFAKTNVNGDQAHPLFRYLTHTAPGVLGSKAIKWNFTKFLITREGNVFKRYAPQTTPDKLVGDIKKLLQKN; the protein is encoded by the coding sequence ATGAGCGTATATAAATATGATGCACAGACCCTACAAGGGGCACAAATTCCGTTATCCACATACGAAGGGAAAGTTCTTCTTATCGTGAATACTGCCAGCAAATGTGGGTTAACCCCCCAGTACAAGGCGCTACAAGAGCTATATGACCAGTATCATGAACAGGGGCTCGAAATTTTGGGATTTCCCAGCAACCAGTTCGCCAAACAAGAGCCGGGTTCCAGCGAGGAGATCTCCGAGTTTTGCCAACTCAATTACGGAGTGACCTTTCCCATGTTCGCCAAGACAAATGTTAACGGTGATCAGGCACATCCTCTATTTCGCTACCTGACCCACACTGCTCCAGGCGTATTAGGCTCCAAAGCGATCAAATGGAATTTTACTAAATTTTTAATTACACGAGAAGGTAACGTATTTAAGCGTTATGCGCCGCAAACCACTCCAGACAAGCTTGTAGGAGATATTAAGAAGCTTTTGCAGAAAAACTGA
- a CDS encoding urease accessory protein UreF, with protein sequence MLNYALLLDPSLPIGGFTRFYGLEERFRAGHLNSLQDLKHYMRDDWYPQITTLDGMAIKSLYAAIQQNDGWRIALIDKMLHAQHPSSQHVKESRLSGQRLLKLTKALYPWLAFDQLEDTLTQYNAIGTLATVHTWINSLLGSDIEQTIHGYFATAVSFCIEDAFRLLNPPYEEKSPLIDHMTSELLTTWKKINKPTPSSYQRHLFHSHRTSSYITQPPYMSHSSQLNASRPFSSSVLFKRLPASL encoded by the coding sequence TTGCTAAACTACGCATTATTGTTGGACCCTTCCCTACCTATTGGTGGTTTCACCCGTTTCTACGGATTGGAGGAGCGTTTCCGCGCTGGACACCTGAACAGTCTACAGGATCTGAAACATTACATGCGAGACGATTGGTATCCTCAAATCACAACCCTTGACGGCATGGCCATTAAAAGTCTGTATGCAGCCATCCAGCAGAATGACGGTTGGCGGATCGCCCTTATTGATAAAATGCTGCACGCCCAACATCCTTCCTCGCAGCATGTAAAAGAGTCGCGACTTTCTGGCCAGCGACTGCTCAAGCTCACCAAGGCTCTTTATCCTTGGCTCGCATTTGACCAACTGGAAGACACACTCACTCAATACAATGCAATTGGCACACTCGCTACTGTCCACACTTGGATTAACTCCCTCCTCGGAAGCGATATAGAACAGACCATTCACGGCTATTTTGCCACAGCGGTATCCTTCTGTATCGAAGATGCCTTCAGACTACTCAATCCTCCTTATGAGGAAAAAAGTCCTCTTATCGATCATATGACCAGCGAGTTGCTTACCACCTGGAAGAAGATTAACAAACCTACGCCAAGCTCATATCAGCGCCATCTTTTCCACAGCCATCGGACCAGCTCCTACATCACTCAGCCACCCTATATGAGCCATAGCAGCCAATTGAATGCATCCAGACCCTTTTCCTCCTCCGTCCTATTTAAACGCCTTCCAGCATCCCTCTGA
- a CDS encoding Rha family transcriptional regulator, producing MNNKMPVTSFGWAIKQRLVELRLDQKTFCETHNIPPSRLSNLIHGTRKAQRYRKQVAAILNIDDNDYKEATPH from the coding sequence TTGAACAACAAAATGCCTGTCACCTCCTTCGGGTGGGCCATCAAACAAAGGCTTGTCGAGCTTCGGCTGGATCAGAAAACATTTTGCGAGACACATAATATTCCGCCTTCACGCTTGTCCAATCTGATTCACGGCACCCGCAAAGCACAAAGGTACAGAAAACAAGTTGCTGCAATTCTAAATATCGACGATAACGATTATAAGGAGGCAACACCACACTAA
- a CDS encoding helix-turn-helix domain-containing protein: MGDQTIYQRIEALIKDRGMTKKAFCEKLKISSGNLGDWRRGKTTPGTAHLIQISDFFNVSLDWLMKGIKPGEGVLQEQKAAYFFGVMGPLNCQAEDLETEEQNFILEYVEFAKYRKQKREKDKTKLE; the protein is encoded by the coding sequence GTGGGAGATCAAACTATTTATCAGCGGATTGAAGCTTTAATTAAGGATCGAGGAATGACCAAGAAGGCATTTTGTGAAAAGCTTAAAATTAGCTCAGGGAATCTCGGTGATTGGAGAAGGGGAAAAACAACGCCGGGTACCGCCCATTTGATTCAGATTTCGGACTTTTTTAATGTATCGCTCGACTGGTTGATGAAAGGGATTAAGCCGGGGGAAGGCGTGCTTCAGGAGCAGAAGGCTGCTTATTTTTTTGGGGTGATGGGGCCACTGAATTGCCAGGCTGAAGATCTTGAGACAGAAGAACAGAACTTTATTTTAGAATACGTTGAATTTGCGAAGTACCGTAAGCAAAAAAGAGAGAAGGATAAAACAAAACTTGAATAA
- a CDS encoding helix-turn-helix domain-containing protein gives MQSIYQRIEELIKERGMTKKAFCQQLGISTGNFGDWKRGKTTPGTNKLIEIASFFDASLDWIMLGRDVQSKVLKESQDPYFFGASGQLNCQGGSLSEAERDFILEYIEFTRFRKEKNQPNSTTD, from the coding sequence ATGCAATCTATTTACCAACGCATTGAGGAGCTCATTAAGGAACGAGGTATGACGAAAAAGGCGTTTTGCCAGCAGTTGGGCATTAGTACAGGGAACTTTGGAGATTGGAAAAGAGGAAAAACGACACCAGGCACGAATAAACTCATAGAAATCGCTTCTTTTTTTGACGCTAGTCTGGATTGGATTATGCTGGGTCGAGACGTGCAGAGTAAGGTGCTGAAGGAGTCGCAGGACCCTTATTTTTTTGGAGCTTCAGGGCAACTGAATTGCCAGGGGGGATCGCTAAGTGAGGCGGAAAGAGATTTTATACTTGAGTATATTGAATTTACCCGCTTTCGTAAAGAGAAAAACCAGCCCAATTCAACTACTGATTAA
- a CDS encoding MarR family winged helix-turn-helix transcriptional regulator — MDTQLLGNISENILGLFPIVKKKFFTYGPLDFPLHLSPNNFQVLLLLREVRSSTVSDLSKQLNVSRPNMTPLLDKLVEHGLADRQSCDSDRRVVNVAITEEGDAFCEQVFHTFSNKIQERLVYLPEEDLLHLSETLNELKRILLKIDNSAT; from the coding sequence ATGGACACTCAACTGTTAGGGAATATATCAGAAAATATTTTGGGCTTGTTTCCGATTGTGAAGAAGAAATTTTTCACCTACGGTCCGCTTGATTTTCCGTTGCATTTGTCGCCTAATAACTTTCAGGTACTCTTGCTTCTGCGTGAAGTGCGTTCGTCTACGGTATCCGATTTGTCCAAACAACTAAATGTCTCTCGTCCAAACATGACTCCTCTTCTGGATAAGCTGGTGGAGCATGGGTTGGCTGACCGCCAATCGTGCGACTCGGATCGTAGAGTCGTGAACGTAGCCATTACAGAAGAAGGCGACGCTTTTTGTGAACAGGTGTTTCATACCTTCTCTAATAAAATTCAAGAGAGACTGGTGTATCTGCCGGAAGAAGATTTATTGCACTTAAGTGAAACGTTGAACGAATTGAAGCGGATTTTACTTAAAATCGACAACTCTGCTACGTGA
- a CDS encoding DeoR/GlpR family DNA-binding transcription regulator, with amino-acid sequence MYQEERMLKIVDYLQLHKRISVDDICEIFNVSRDTARRDLVKLEEHQKIIRTRGGALLPKLHHDPIGNYNERLLTVSEEKQVIGQLAASMVRDRDRIILDSSTTVQACAERLNVQECSVITNSINQADVLSGKDGVSIHLLGGRLQKEHRYVYGSSVIATLSHYFVDKAFIGIGGISAHGLSLIHEEDGMLKHQMMKQADQVIILADHSKFGINFPYRFADLSEVNIVITDRLPEPAMLEILQHHDIEVVVPS; translated from the coding sequence ATGTATCAGGAAGAACGAATGTTAAAAATCGTTGATTACTTACAGCTTCACAAGCGTATTTCGGTGGATGATATTTGCGAAATTTTTAATGTTTCACGGGATACGGCCCGCCGAGACCTGGTAAAACTTGAGGAGCACCAAAAAATTATTCGTACCCGCGGCGGTGCCCTTCTCCCTAAACTGCATCACGATCCAATTGGAAATTATAACGAAAGACTGCTTACTGTATCTGAGGAGAAACAAGTGATCGGACAATTGGCTGCCAGTATGGTACGAGATAGGGATCGTATTATATTGGATTCCTCTACCACCGTACAGGCGTGTGCAGAAAGACTGAATGTGCAGGAATGTTCGGTTATCACCAATTCAATCAATCAGGCTGACGTACTATCTGGAAAAGACGGTGTCTCCATTCATCTATTGGGGGGCCGCCTCCAAAAAGAACACCGATATGTATACGGTTCGTCCGTAATCGCCACTTTGTCTCACTATTTTGTAGACAAAGCTTTTATCGGGATTGGAGGCATATCAGCTCACGGACTAAGCCTGATTCATGAAGAAGACGGTATGCTGAAGCATCAGATGATGAAACAGGCAGATCAGGTGATCATCCTTGCGGACCATTCGAAATTCGGAATCAATTTCCCGTATCGTTTTGCTGATTTGTCTGAGGTTAATATCGTGATCACCGATCGCTTACCAGAACCGGCGATGCTGGAAATTTTACAACACCATGATATCGAAGTTGTTGTCCCCTCATAA
- a CDS encoding Cof-type HAD-IIB family hydrolase, which yields MKLFAIDMDGTLLNEEGKISKANAEAIRKAQQQGVQVTIATGRAAYDAWTKLEEAELVTPVIGANGATVHDVHRRQLTSTPMGRSETFEVLSWLEGNDFYYEVMTDRAIYSPQKGHQLLAVEMDRLLSANPDISLDTLLHAAEKQYEQTGHTRIASYEQIPMDVEIYNVLCFSFDHAKLERGRKRYRDFQGLNMVISSDRNFEVEHKDASKGNALLYLANYLNIPMQEAVAIGDSYNDISMLTMAGRGIAMGNANDDIKAVCSEVTLTNVEDGVAHALLNLLNTVEADTVK from the coding sequence ATGAAACTGTTTGCGATTGATATGGATGGAACGCTATTGAACGAGGAAGGAAAAATAAGCAAAGCCAACGCAGAGGCAATCCGCAAGGCACAGCAGCAAGGTGTTCAAGTGACGATTGCCACTGGCAGAGCCGCTTATGATGCCTGGACAAAGCTAGAGGAAGCAGAGCTGGTTACTCCCGTCATCGGGGCAAACGGCGCCACTGTGCACGATGTGCATCGTCGCCAGCTAACCTCTACTCCTATGGGCCGGAGCGAAACATTTGAAGTGCTAAGCTGGCTCGAGGGTAACGACTTCTACTATGAGGTCATGACAGACCGGGCTATTTATTCTCCACAAAAGGGGCATCAGCTACTTGCTGTTGAAATGGACCGCTTGCTGAGCGCCAACCCAGATATTTCGCTGGATACTTTATTACATGCAGCTGAAAAACAATATGAACAGACCGGGCATACCCGCATCGCTTCATATGAGCAGATTCCAATGGATGTAGAGATATATAATGTGCTCTGTTTCTCCTTTGATCATGCCAAATTGGAACGGGGGCGTAAACGTTACCGAGATTTTCAAGGTCTAAACATGGTCATCTCCTCAGATCGCAACTTTGAAGTCGAGCATAAGGATGCGTCTAAAGGTAATGCATTGCTTTATCTCGCGAATTATCTGAACATCCCTATGCAGGAAGCCGTAGCGATCGGTGACAGCTATAACGATATTTCCATGCTGACGATGGCCGGAAGAGGTATTGCCATGGGCAATGCAAATGACGACATTAAGGCTGTCTGCTCCGAAGTTACCCTGACCAATGTGGAAGATGGCGTTGCTCATGCTCTGTTGAACCTCCTCAACACCGTTGAGGCTGACACTGTGAAATAG
- a CDS encoding SprT family protein, with protein MESKSLSNSMNPSMSNKELQEWVERISLESFGVPFQHQATFNARLSSTGGRYFMKSHHIEINPHQLAAYGRSEVEKIIKHELCHYHLHLRGMGYQHRDADFKAWLARVGGSRHCQTLPGRVGRKPQPYRYKLVCVSCQQEYMRKRKMNPQRYRCGKCGGKLRLLALDEAP; from the coding sequence ATGGAGTCCAAGTCTCTGAGCAATTCAATGAACCCTTCCATGAGTAATAAAGAACTTCAAGAATGGGTAGAGCGCATCTCGCTGGAGAGCTTTGGCGTGCCGTTTCAACATCAAGCCACCTTTAATGCGCGCCTGTCTTCTACAGGCGGTCGATATTTTATGAAAAGTCATCATATTGAAATTAATCCACATCAACTCGCAGCTTATGGACGTTCTGAGGTGGAAAAAATTATAAAGCATGAGCTGTGCCATTATCATCTACATCTGCGCGGAATGGGCTACCAGCATCGTGATGCTGATTTCAAAGCATGGCTGGCTCGCGTAGGAGGAAGCAGGCATTGTCAGACCCTACCGGGAAGAGTGGGAAGAAAGCCTCAGCCTTATCGTTACAAGCTAGTGTGTGTTTCCTGTCAACAGGAGTATATGCGTAAGCGTAAAATGAATCCACAGCGATATCGCTGTGGGAAATGTGGAGGTAAACTTCGCTTGTTGGCACTTGACGAGGCCCCCTGA
- the cmpA gene encoding cortex morphogenetic protein CmpA, producing the protein MPQWLSNQLMRAFYKKDRRQIKLLNDCWFFYHKAPGIEFDANNG; encoded by the coding sequence TTGCCTCAATGGCTCAGCAACCAGCTCATGCGGGCCTTTTACAAGAAGGACCGACGCCAAATTAAACTGTTGAACGATTGTTGGTTTTTTTATCATAAAGCACCTGGTATAGAATTTGACGCCAACAACGGGTAG